The genome window AACCCCATAACGCCGGGTCTTCGCCAGCTCGTGCTGGTCGACCGTTCCCAGCTGTGGAAGGGCAAGCCGGTGAAGGCGCTGACCGAGGGGCGCGCCGAAAGCGCCGGTCGGAACGTGCACGGTCGCATCACTTCGCGGCGTCGCGGCGGCGGTCACAAGCGCAACTACCGCCTCGTGGACTTCAAGCGGCGCAAGTTCGATATCGCGGCGACGGTCGAAAGGCTGGAATACGATCCCAACCGGACGGCCTTCATCGCGCTGATCAAGTACGAAGACGGCGAGTTGTCCTACATCCTCGCGCCGCAGCGCCTGAATGTTGGCGACAAGGTCGTCTCTGGCAACAAGGTCGACGTGAAGCCCGGCAACGCGATGCCGCTGGCCAACATGCCGATCGGCACCATCATCCACAATGTCGAGATGAAGCTCGGCAAGGGTGGTCAGATTGCGCGTTCCGCAGGCTGCTACGCGCAGCTCGTCGGTCGCGACCAGGGCATGGCAATTCTTCGCCTTAACTCCGGCGAGATGCGCATGGTTCAGGCGGAATGCATGGCTACCGTTGGCGCTGTGTCAAACCCCGACAATTCGAACCAGAGTTTGGGCAAGGCGGGCCGCAACCGCTGGCTCGGCAAGCGTCCGAGCGTTCGCGGCGTCGCCATGAACCCGATCGACCATCCGCACGGCGGTGGTGAAGGGCGCACTTCGGGTGGCCGTCATCCCGTCACCCCGTGGGGCAAGGGCACTAAGGGTAATCGTACCCGTAAGAACATTCGCACGGATAAGTTTATCGTCCGCGCCCGCCACGTGAAGAAGAAGTAGAGGCCGCGATGACACGCTCAGTCTGGAAAGGGCCGTTTGTCGACGGCTACGTGATCGCCAAGGCGGATTCCGCCCGCGATAAGAAATCCAACGCGCCGATCAAGATCTGGAGCCGGCGTTCGACGATCCTGCCGCAGTTCGTCGGCTTGACCTTCGCCGTTCACAATGGCCAGAAGCATATCCCGGTGCTCGTCTCCGAGGATATGGTGGGCCACAAGTTCGGCGAGTTCTCGCCCACGCGCACTTATTACGGCCACTCCGCCGATAAGAAGGCGAAGAAGAGGTAGCCATGTCGAAACCGAAAACAGAGCGGCGGATCAAGGACAACGAGGCTCAGGCTGTGGCGCGCTCGCTTCGTGTGAGCCCGCAGAAGCTGAACCTCGTCGCCCAGCTCATTCGCGGCAAGAAGGTGGACAAGGCTCTCGCAGACCTCACCTTCTCTCGCAAGCGCATCGCGCAGGACGTGAAGAAGACGCTTCAATCGGCCATCGCGAATGCCGAGAACAACCACAATCTCGACGTCGATCAGCTCATCGTCGCCGAAGCCTATGTGGGCAAGAACCTCGTGCTGAAGCGCTTTCATGCCCGCGCCCGCGGTCGCATGGGTCGCATCGAGAAGCCGTTTTCGCAACTCACCGTGGTTGTGAGAGAAGTTCAGGAGCAGGCCTAATGGGTCAGAAAGTCAACCCGATCGGGCTGCGGCTCGGCATTAACCGCACCTGGGATAGCCGCTGGTACGCGGACAAGGGGGAATACGGGAGGCTTCTGCACGAAGACTTCCGCATCCGCGAGTTCATTATGAAGCAGCGCCGTCAGGCGGGCATCTCAAAGGTTGTCATCGAGCGCCCGCACCGCAAGTGCCGCGTGACGGTGCACACGGCTCGCCCGGGCATTCTGATCGGCAAGAAGGGCGCGGATATCGAGAAGCTTCGTGGCCAGCTTGCGAAGTTCACGACGTCTGAAGTGTACCTGAATATCGTCGAAGTTCGGAAGCCCGAGCTTGACGCGACGCTCGCTGCTGAAGGCATCGCCCAGCAGCTCGAACGCCGCGTTGCGTTCCGCCGCGCCATGAAGCGCGCGACGCAGTCGGCGCTCCGTCTCGGCGCTCAGGGCGTGCGCATCTACGTTGCGGGCCGTCTCGGCGGCGCGGAAATCGCGCGCATGGAATGGTATCTCGATGGCCGCGTGCCGCTTCATACGCTGCGCGCCGACATCGACTACGGAACGGCCGTAGCTGAGACCGCTTATGGCGTGATCGGCGTGAAGGTCTGGATCTTCAAGGGCGAAATCCTTGAGCACGATCCGATGGCTCAGGAGCGTCGGTCTCTGGAAAGCCAGGAGAGCGGCGGTCCGGGCGGTGGTCGTCCGGAAGGACGCGGCCCGCGTCGTGATCGTGGTGATCGAGATCGCGGCGGACGCGATCGCGACCGCTAAACGAAAAGGCTTAAGACCCGCAGCCTTGTTTGGCGCGGCTTTGGATCATGGTGTGAGCGATGCTGCAACCGAAGAAAACAAAGTTCAGGAAGGCCTTCAAAGGCCGGATGAATGGCAATGCCAAAGGCGGCACTTCGCTTAACTTTGGCAGTTACGGCCTGAAGGCTCTGGAACCGGAACGCGTGACGGCGCGGCAGATCGAGGCGGCTCGCCGCGCGATCACCCGCCAGATGAAGCGCGCGGGACGCGTCTGGATCCGCATATTCCCGGACCTGCCGGTTTCAAAGAAGCCGACTGAAGTCCGTATGGGTAAGGGCAAGGGCTCGCCGGAATTCTGGGCGGCGCGCGTCAAGCCGGGCAAGATCATGTTCGAGATCGATGGTGTCGGCGAGGAAACCGCTCGCGAGGCTCTGCGTCTCGGCGCGGCGAAGCTGCCGATCCGCACCCGCGTGGTTGTGCGTCTCGGCGAAATCGCGGCTGTGAAGGAATAAGGCGGCCATGAAACTCGAAGACATTCGCAAATTCACGCTGGATCAGCTTGAGGACGAACTTATCAAGCTGAAGCGCGAGCAGTTCAACCTTCGCTTTCAGAAGGCGTCGTCGCAGTTGAACAACACGGCGCGCGTCAGAGACGTCCGGCGCACCATTGCGCGTATCAAGACGGTCGAGCGCGAGAAGCGCGTCGCCGAAGCGCAAAGTTAAGGAAGAAGAAAATGCCGAAGCGCGTTTTGCAGGGTGTGGTAGTCTCGGACAAGAACGACAAGACCGTTGTCGTGCAGGTCGAACGCCGTCTGACGCACCCGGTTCTGAAAAAGACAGTGCGCCTGACGAAGAAGTATCATGCGCACGATGAGAACAACACCTTCCATGAGGGCGACATGGTTCGCATTCAGGAGAGTGCTCCGATTTCGAAAAACAAGCGGTGGGTCGTCCTCGATCCGGCGACATCCGGACCATCGTCTGAGTGATTGAACGCGGGGCGGGCCAAGAGCTTCCTCGTCTGAAAGGTGAACTGCAATGATACAGATGCAAACTAATCTGGATGTCGCCGACAACAGCGGCGCGCGCCGGGTCATGTGCATCAAGGTGCTCGGCGGCTCGATGCGTCGGACGGCCACGATTGGCGATATCATCGTCGTCAGCGTGAAGGAAGCCATCCCGAAGGGCCGCGTGAAAAAGGGCCAGGTGATGAAGGCGGTGATCGTGCGCACGTCATTTCCGGTGCGCCGTCCCGATGGCAGCGTGATCCGCTTCGATTCGAACGCCGCCGTACTCATCAACAACCAGCGCGAGCCGATCGGTACGCGCATTTTCGGACCGGTGCCGCGCGAACTCCGCGCGAAGCAGCATATGAAAATCATCTCGCTTGCGCCTGAGGTGCTGTAATGACGCAGCCTAAGCTGAAAATCAAAAAAGGCGACAAGGTCGTCGTCCTGACGGGGCGCGACAAGGGCAAGCACGGCGAAGTCGTGAAGGTGTTCCCGACCGAAAATCGCGCAGTGGTGCAGGGCGTTAACGTCGTCCAGCGTCACCAGAAGCAGTCGGCTGCGCAGGAAGGCGGCATCGTCGCCAAGGAAGCGCCGATTCACATTTCGAATATCGCGCTGGAAGATCCGAAGGACGGATCGGCTACGCGCGTCGGTTTTAAAATCCTGGATGACGGGCGCAAGGTGCGGGTTGCCAAGCGCTCGGGCGAGACGATCGATGACTAAGCAAGCGGAAGCCACGAACGGGTACGTGCCCCGGCTCAAGACACGCTACATCGAGGTCGCGCGTCCGGCCCTGATGGAAGAGTTCAAGTACTCGAACCCCATGCGGGTTCCTGAGATCACGAAGGTCGTGCTCAATATGGGCATCGGCGAGGCGACGGCAGACCGCAAGAAGGTCGAGCAGGCGACGCGCGATATGACTCTCATCGCTGGCCAGAAGCCGGTCATGACCAAGTCGCGCAAGTCCATTGCAGGCTTCAAGCTGCGCGAAAACATGGCGATCGGCTGCAAGGTCACGCTTCGCAAGGCGCGCATGTACGAGTTCCTTGACAGGCTCGTTACGATTGCCCTGCCGCGCGTCAAGGACTTTCGCGGTCTGAATGCAAAGAGCTTCGACGGGCGCGGCAACTACGCGCTGGGCGTCAAGGAGCACATCATTTTCCCGGAAATCGACTACGACAAGGTCGAGCAGATCTGGGGCATGGACATCATCGTGTGCACCACGGCCGAGACGGACGACGAGGCTCGCGCACTTCTGAAACAATTCAACTTCCCCTTCCGGCAGTAGGGCGAGGGAGGAGCACCATGGCTAAGACAGGCATGATCGAGCGCAACAACAAGCGTCGGCGCATAGCGGCGCGTGATGCGGAAAAGCGCTCGGAGCTGAAAGCGATCGCGACCGACAAGGATTTGCCGATGGAGGAGCGCTTTGCGGCGCGCCTCAAGCTCGCGCAGCTTCCCCGGAATGGCTCGCCAACGCGCATCCGCAACCGCTGCGAAGTAACGGGACGTCCGCGCGGTTTCTACCGCAAGCTGAGGATGTCGCGTATCGCGCTGCGTGAATTGGGTAATCAGGGACTTATCCCCGGTTTGGTGAAGTCGAGCTGGTAGGGATCACAGAACAATGACGGTTTCCGATCCACTGGGCGATATGCTGACGCGGATTCGCAATGCGCAGATGCGTAGCAGGCCCAAGGTCTCGACCCCTGCGTCGAAGCTGCGCGCGCGCGTCCTCGACGTTCTCCGGGAAGAAGGCTATATCCGCGGCTATGCTGAAATCGAGTATGGCGGTGGCAAGACCGAATTCGAGATCGAGCTGAAATATTATGATGGCGCTCCCGTCATTCGTGATATCAAGCGCGTTTCGACCCCCGGCCGCCGCGTCTATTCGAGCGTGCAAGATCTGCCGACCATCGCGAATGGTCTCGGCGTCGCGATCCTCTCCACGCCGAAGGGCGTGATGTCGGATACGCGGGCCCGGGCCGAGAATGTCGGCGGCGAGATTTTGTGCAGCGTGTTCTAAGCCAAGGCTGGAGCACGACAGCGTAAGTTTCTGAACGGCCGGCGAGACCCTGATAGGTGGTCTTGGCCGGAGCAGCAGGAAGAAGAAGAAGGTTTTGGACGATGTCCCGAATTGGCAAGAAGCCGGTCCCCGTCCCGAAGAACGTGACGGCGACGGTTGAAGGACAGACAGTGACGGTGAAGGGGCCGAAAGGTCAGCTTTCGCTCACGCTCGTCGACGACGTCGAGGTGAAGCTGGAAGACGGTGCTATTTCCGTCAAGCCCAGAACCGACTCCAAGCGCGCCCGCTCGATGTGGGGCATGTCGCGCTCCCTGGTGGAAAACCTCGTGGTCGGCACGACGAATGGTTTCAGCCGCACGCTCGAAATCACCGGCGTCGGTTATCGCGCCGCGATGGACGGCAAAGCGCTGAAGCTCCAGCTTGGCTATAGCCACGACGTGCTGTATGCCATTCCGGAGGGCATCAACGTTGTCGTCCCGAAGCCGACCGAGATTACGATCTCCGGCATCGAGAAGGACAAGGTCGGCCAGGTAGCGGCTGAAATTCGCGGTTTCCGCGGTCCCGAGCCTTACAAGGGCAAGGGCGTTCGCTATCAGGGCGAGTACATTCAGCGCAAAGAAGGCAAGAAGAAGTAGGGACGAACGATGGCCTCTCCGCTCTCCAGTTACGATCGCCGCAAGGCTCGCGTTCGTCGCAGCCTGCGCCGGGCGCAGGGCGACCGTCCTCGCCTGTCCGTGTTCCGTTCGTCGAAGAATATCTACGCTCAGATTATCGACGACACGAAGGGATACACGCTCGCTTCGGCTTCGAGCCTCGACGCCGATTTCAAGAGCAACCTGTCGAAGGGCACCGATGTCGCCGCAGCTGCGGCGGTTGGCAAGCTTCTCGCAGAACGCGCAATCAAGGCCGGCATCAAGGATGTCGTCTTCGATCGCGGTGGCTACATGTATCACGGCCGCGTTAAGGCGCTCGCAGACGCCGCTCGCGAAGCTGGGTTGAACTTCTAATATACGCCTCGGGCTTTGGCCTGAGACAAATGAAAGGGTACGCTCGTGGCTCGTGATCCACGTGATAGAGGCAGAGAACGGGACCGCGATGATCGCGACAGCGAATTCGTGGACAAGCTCGTTCATATCAACCGCGTCGCCAAAGTGGTGAAGGGCGGTCGTCGCTTCGGTTTTGCGGCTCTCGTCGTCGTAGGTGACCAGAAGGGTCGCGTCGGCTTTGGCCACGGCAAGGCGCGTGAAGTGCCGGACGCCATCAAGAAGGCGACCGACTCCGCGAAGCGCAATCTTATCCGCGTTCCGCTGCGTGAAGGCCGTACGTTACATCATGACGTGCATGGCCATCACGGTGCGGGCAAGGTGTTCCTCCGCGCGGCGCCTCCCGGCACCGGTATCATCGCGGGCGGGCCGATGCGCGCCGTCTTCGAGACACTGGGCGTTCAGGATGTCGTGGCGAAGTCGATCGGAACGTCGAACCCCTACAACATGGTTCGCGCAACATTCGACGCGCTGAAGCATGAAGACAGCCCGCGCGGAGTCGCGGCGCGTCGCGGCAAGAAGGTGAGCGAGATCGTCACCCGTCGTCGTGATGGCGCGGAAGGCCAAGTCTCCGCTCAGGCCGAGGCGTAAGGGAGGCGATCATGGCGGAAGCGAAGAAGACGCTCACCATCGAGCAGATCGGCAGCCCGATCCGCAGGCCGTTCGACCAGCGTGAGACGCTGATCGGGCTTGGCCTGAACAAGATGCACCGCCGCAAGGTCGTGGTCGATAATCCGGCCATCCGCGGCATGATCAACAAGGTTTCGCATCTCGTGCGCATCGTTGAAGAAAACGGTGTGCCGGTGGACGCAAAAAAGCGATAAGGGAAGCGCGACGCGCCGCCCGGAGACGGAATAATGAAGCTGAACGAGTTGAGAGATAATCCCGGTGCCACGAAGGACCGCATCCGCGTCGGACGCGGCATCGGCTCCGGCAAGGGCAAGACGGGCGGCCGCGGCGTCAAGGGTCAGAAGGCTCGCTCGGGCGTGGCCATCAAGGGCTTCGAAGGTGGGCAGATGCCCATCCACATGCGTCTGCCGAAGCGGGGCTTCAACAATATATTCCGCTTGGAGTTCGCGCACATCAACCTCGACAGGGTTCAGGAAGCCATCGACGCTGGCAAGCTCGACGCCTCCAAGGTGATCGATGCCGAGGCTCTCGTCGAGAGCGGCGCGGTCCGGCGCGAGCGCGACGGCGTGCGGCTTCTCGCTCGCGGTGAAGTGAAGTCGAAGCTGACCTTCAAGGTCGCGAAGGCGTCCGAGGCTGCGGTCAAGGCGGTCGAAGCTGCTGGCGGATCGGTGGAGATCACCATGCCGCGCGAGGACCGTCTCGCCGGTGATGGCAAGCGCGCTGTGCGTCGCAGGGCGGCGCAGGCGAAGCGCGAAGCCCGCGCTCCCAAGGCAGACTGATTTGGCCGCGCTACGTTCCACGACACCGGATCGTTCGCACGGCTCTGTGAGCTATAACAGTGACGAATTAACGAGCTAAACTCGCGCAGACGCTCCGGGCGCACCCGCGCCCCAAGCGCCGCAACCGGAGTCGCAGTCATGGTTTCCGCAGCGGAACAACTCGCCGCTAACCTAAAATTTTCGACGTTTGCAAAAGCCGGCGAACTCAAGCAGCGGCTCTTGTTTACGCTCGGCGCCTTGCTGATCTATCGGCTCGGCACGTTCATACCGCTGCCCGGGATCGACACCGCGCTGCTTGCGAAGCTGTTCGAAAGCGCTCCGAACACCGTGTTCGGGATGCTGAACGTATTCTCGGGTGGTGCTCTTTCCCGTTCGGCGATCTTCCTTCTGAACATCATGCCGTACATCACGGCGTCGATCATCATTCAGTTGCTGACGTCGGTTATTCCGACGCTTGAAACGCTGAAAAAAGAAGGTGAGTCCGGCCGCAAGCAGATCAACCAGTACACGCGATACCTCACTGTGGTGATCGCGACCGTACAGGCGACGCTGACCGCGCAGGGGTTGAACAGCTCTGCGCTCGAACCGGGCTGGTTCTTCCAGCTCACGACGGTCGTTTCGCTCGTGGGCGGCACGATGTTCCTCGTGTGGCTTGGCGAACAGATCACGGCGCGCGGCATCGGCAACGGCGCATCGCTCATCATCTTCGCGGGTATCGTGGCGGAAATGCCGACCGCGCTCTATCGCATCCTCGAACAAGGCCGTAGCGGCGTGCTTTCTCCCGCCGTCATCCTCGGGCTGTTCGTGATGATGGTCGCAGTGGTGACGGTCGTTGTCTTCTTCGAGCGTGCGCAGCGCAAGCTGACGATCCAGTATCCGAAGCGCCAGGTCGGCAACCGTATGTTCCAGGGCGACAGCTCGCATCTTCCGCTAAAGCTGAACGCCTCGGGCGTTATCCCGCCGATCTTCGCCTCCACGCTTCTCTACCTGCCCGCCACCATCGAGCAGATCGTCGGCAAGTCGTCCGAGACGCTGAATCAGGTACTGACGTTGTTCGGGCCGGGGCAGCCGCTCCATATCCTGTTTTATATCGCTCTGATCGTTTTCTTCTGCTTCTTCTATACGCCTATCGTGATCAGCCCGAAGGACACGGCCGAGAACCTCAAGAAGTATGGCGGGTTCATCCCCGGCATTCGTCCAGGGCAGCGGACGGCGGAATACATCGAATATGTGATGACCCGCATCACGCTCGTGGGCGCGGCTTATGTCTCGGCGGTGTGTATCCTGCCTGAAGTCCTGTCTTACCAGATGCAGGCGCCGTTCTACTTTGGCGGCACTTCGCTTCTGATCGTGGTCAGTGTTACGATGGATACGGTCGCCCAGGTGCAGAGCCATCTTCTGGCACACCAGTATGAGGGCCTCATCAAGAAGGCGAAGCTTAGGGGAGCGAAACGTCGATGAACATTATTCTGCTTGGGCCTCCCGGCTCCGGCAAGGGCACGCAGTCGAAATATCTCGAAGATAATTTCGACCTCAAGCAGCTTTCGTCGGGAGACATGCTGCGAGCGGCTGTTACGAACGGCACCGAGGTCGGCAAGTTGGCGAAATCCTATATGGAAAGCGGCCAGCTTGTCCCGGACGAGGTCGTCATGGGCGTTGTCTTCGAGACGCTGGAAAACTTCCCCGCGGACAAGCCGGGTTTCATTCTCGACGGGTTTCCGCGGACAAATCAGCAGGCTGAGGAACTCGACGTATTTCTCACGAAGCACGGCAAGACGATTGGGGCGGTGATTCTTGTGGATGTGCCGGACGATCTTCTCGTCAAGCGGATCGCAGGTCGTTTTACGTGCGGGAGCTGCGGTGAGGTTTACAACGACTTCTTCCGCCTTCCGAAGGCTGAGAACACCTGTGACCGTTGCGGCGGCACAGCGTTCAAGCGGCGCTCGGACGACAAGCCGGAAACGGTGAAGGAGCGCCTTGAGGTCTACCACACGCAGACGAAGCCGCTGGTCGACTTCTACAAGGCGCAGGGCAAGCTGAAGACGGTTAATGGCGACGCGCCCATTGAAACGGTAACGCGTCAGATGAACGACATCCTGGGCGCGGCGGGCTGAGGCCCGCGCAGCGCAAGATCGTTCGCAGACGTTCTTGCGCATTCGCGGCTGGACTTATTGGCAAAGGGTGACTATATTGGCGCCCTTGGCTCATGATCTGCGGTCGCCTGGAGGTTTTCGCCTCGCAGGAGCCGTTGTCTTATTTATAGTATGAGCGGACACCCGCTCGAACTTAGCAACACGACGAGGACCACGTGGCACGTATCGCGGGTGTGAACATCCCTTCCAATAAGCGCGTTGAAATCGGCCTTCGCTACATCCATGGCATCGGCGCGAAATACGCGAAGGAAATCTGTGACAAGGTAAGCATCCCGGTGGAACGCCGGGTTAATGAGCTGAGCGACGCAGAGATCCTGCAAATCCGCGAAGTCATCGACCGCGACTATGTTGTCGAGGGCGATC of Rhodomicrobium vannielii ATCC 17100 contains these proteins:
- the rplB gene encoding 50S ribosomal protein L2 — translated: MALKKFNPITPGLRQLVLVDRSQLWKGKPVKALTEGRAESAGRNVHGRITSRRRGGGHKRNYRLVDFKRRKFDIAATVERLEYDPNRTAFIALIKYEDGELSYILAPQRLNVGDKVVSGNKVDVKPGNAMPLANMPIGTIIHNVEMKLGKGGQIARSAGCYAQLVGRDQGMAILRLNSGEMRMVQAECMATVGAVSNPDNSNQSLGKAGRNRWLGKRPSVRGVAMNPIDHPHGGGEGRTSGGRHPVTPWGKGTKGNRTRKNIRTDKFIVRARHVKKK
- the rpsS gene encoding 30S ribosomal protein S19; protein product: MTRSVWKGPFVDGYVIAKADSARDKKSNAPIKIWSRRSTILPQFVGLTFAVHNGQKHIPVLVSEDMVGHKFGEFSPTRTYYGHSADKKAKKR
- the rplV gene encoding 50S ribosomal protein L22 encodes the protein MSKPKTERRIKDNEAQAVARSLRVSPQKLNLVAQLIRGKKVDKALADLTFSRKRIAQDVKKTLQSAIANAENNHNLDVDQLIVAEAYVGKNLVLKRFHARARGRMGRIEKPFSQLTVVVREVQEQA
- the rpsC gene encoding 30S ribosomal protein S3, translated to MGQKVNPIGLRLGINRTWDSRWYADKGEYGRLLHEDFRIREFIMKQRRQAGISKVVIERPHRKCRVTVHTARPGILIGKKGADIEKLRGQLAKFTTSEVYLNIVEVRKPELDATLAAEGIAQQLERRVAFRRAMKRATQSALRLGAQGVRIYVAGRLGGAEIARMEWYLDGRVPLHTLRADIDYGTAVAETAYGVIGVKVWIFKGEILEHDPMAQERRSLESQESGGPGGGRPEGRGPRRDRGDRDRGGRDRDR
- the rplP gene encoding 50S ribosomal protein L16 encodes the protein MLQPKKTKFRKAFKGRMNGNAKGGTSLNFGSYGLKALEPERVTARQIEAARRAITRQMKRAGRVWIRIFPDLPVSKKPTEVRMGKGKGSPEFWAARVKPGKIMFEIDGVGEETAREALRLGAAKLPIRTRVVVRLGEIAAVKE
- the rpmC gene encoding 50S ribosomal protein L29, coding for MKLEDIRKFTLDQLEDELIKLKREQFNLRFQKASSQLNNTARVRDVRRTIARIKTVEREKRVAEAQS
- the rpsQ gene encoding 30S ribosomal protein S17, whose translation is MPKRVLQGVVVSDKNDKTVVVQVERRLTHPVLKKTVRLTKKYHAHDENNTFHEGDMVRIQESAPISKNKRWVVLDPATSGPSSE
- the rplN gene encoding 50S ribosomal protein L14; its protein translation is MIQMQTNLDVADNSGARRVMCIKVLGGSMRRTATIGDIIVVSVKEAIPKGRVKKGQVMKAVIVRTSFPVRRPDGSVIRFDSNAAVLINNQREPIGTRIFGPVPRELRAKQHMKIISLAPEVL
- the rplX gene encoding 50S ribosomal protein L24; amino-acid sequence: MTQPKLKIKKGDKVVVLTGRDKGKHGEVVKVFPTENRAVVQGVNVVQRHQKQSAAQEGGIVAKEAPIHISNIALEDPKDGSATRVGFKILDDGRKVRVAKRSGETIDD
- the rplE gene encoding 50S ribosomal protein L5; this encodes MTKQAEATNGYVPRLKTRYIEVARPALMEEFKYSNPMRVPEITKVVLNMGIGEATADRKKVEQATRDMTLIAGQKPVMTKSRKSIAGFKLRENMAIGCKVTLRKARMYEFLDRLVTIALPRVKDFRGLNAKSFDGRGNYALGVKEHIIFPEIDYDKVEQIWGMDIIVCTTAETDDEARALLKQFNFPFRQ
- the rpsN gene encoding 30S ribosomal protein S14, whose protein sequence is MAKTGMIERNNKRRRIAARDAEKRSELKAIATDKDLPMEERFAARLKLAQLPRNGSPTRIRNRCEVTGRPRGFYRKLRMSRIALRELGNQGLIPGLVKSSW
- the rpsH gene encoding 30S ribosomal protein S8, with translation MTVSDPLGDMLTRIRNAQMRSRPKVSTPASKLRARVLDVLREEGYIRGYAEIEYGGGKTEFEIELKYYDGAPVIRDIKRVSTPGRRVYSSVQDLPTIANGLGVAILSTPKGVMSDTRARAENVGGEILCSVF
- the rplF gene encoding 50S ribosomal protein L6, with product MSRIGKKPVPVPKNVTATVEGQTVTVKGPKGQLSLTLVDDVEVKLEDGAISVKPRTDSKRARSMWGMSRSLVENLVVGTTNGFSRTLEITGVGYRAAMDGKALKLQLGYSHDVLYAIPEGINVVVPKPTEITISGIEKDKVGQVAAEIRGFRGPEPYKGKGVRYQGEYIQRKEGKKK
- the rplR gene encoding 50S ribosomal protein L18 — translated: MASPLSSYDRRKARVRRSLRRAQGDRPRLSVFRSSKNIYAQIIDDTKGYTLASASSLDADFKSNLSKGTDVAAAAAVGKLLAERAIKAGIKDVVFDRGGYMYHGRVKALADAAREAGLNF
- the rpsE gene encoding 30S ribosomal protein S5, producing MARDPRDRGRERDRDDRDSEFVDKLVHINRVAKVVKGGRRFGFAALVVVGDQKGRVGFGHGKAREVPDAIKKATDSAKRNLIRVPLREGRTLHHDVHGHHGAGKVFLRAAPPGTGIIAGGPMRAVFETLGVQDVVAKSIGTSNPYNMVRATFDALKHEDSPRGVAARRGKKVSEIVTRRRDGAEGQVSAQAEA
- the rpmD gene encoding 50S ribosomal protein L30 translates to MAEAKKTLTIEQIGSPIRRPFDQRETLIGLGLNKMHRRKVVVDNPAIRGMINKVSHLVRIVEENGVPVDAKKR
- the rplO gene encoding 50S ribosomal protein L15, with product MKLNELRDNPGATKDRIRVGRGIGSGKGKTGGRGVKGQKARSGVAIKGFEGGQMPIHMRLPKRGFNNIFRLEFAHINLDRVQEAIDAGKLDASKVIDAEALVESGAVRRERDGVRLLARGEVKSKLTFKVAKASEAAVKAVEAAGGSVEITMPREDRLAGDGKRAVRRRAAQAKREARAPKAD
- the secY gene encoding preprotein translocase subunit SecY, whose protein sequence is MVSAAEQLAANLKFSTFAKAGELKQRLLFTLGALLIYRLGTFIPLPGIDTALLAKLFESAPNTVFGMLNVFSGGALSRSAIFLLNIMPYITASIIIQLLTSVIPTLETLKKEGESGRKQINQYTRYLTVVIATVQATLTAQGLNSSALEPGWFFQLTTVVSLVGGTMFLVWLGEQITARGIGNGASLIIFAGIVAEMPTALYRILEQGRSGVLSPAVILGLFVMMVAVVTVVVFFERAQRKLTIQYPKRQVGNRMFQGDSSHLPLKLNASGVIPPIFASTLLYLPATIEQIVGKSSETLNQVLTLFGPGQPLHILFYIALIVFFCFFYTPIVISPKDTAENLKKYGGFIPGIRPGQRTAEYIEYVMTRITLVGAAYVSAVCILPEVLSYQMQAPFYFGGTSLLIVVSVTMDTVAQVQSHLLAHQYEGLIKKAKLRGAKRR
- a CDS encoding adenylate kinase — encoded protein: MNIILLGPPGSGKGTQSKYLEDNFDLKQLSSGDMLRAAVTNGTEVGKLAKSYMESGQLVPDEVVMGVVFETLENFPADKPGFILDGFPRTNQQAEELDVFLTKHGKTIGAVILVDVPDDLLVKRIAGRFTCGSCGEVYNDFFRLPKAENTCDRCGGTAFKRRSDDKPETVKERLEVYHTQTKPLVDFYKAQGKLKTVNGDAPIETVTRQMNDILGAAG
- the rpsM gene encoding 30S ribosomal protein S13, whose translation is MARIAGVNIPSNKRVEIGLRYIHGIGAKYAKEICDKVSIPVERRVNELSDAEILQIREVIDRDYVVEGDLRREVAMNIKRLMDLGCYRGLRHRRGLPVRGQRTHTNARTRKGPAKPIAGKKK